The region GGATGACGATGCCGACCAGGTGACCGTAGCGACGTGGTGGGAACCGCGCAGCAGGCACGACAATCTGCTCGCCGCGATCCCGGAGCGGGCCGCCGCAGGGCGGCGGAACCTGGGGCCAGAGCAGCTCCCCGGGGGAGTCCCGGTTCCGGCGGGTAGCCCAGCCGCAGCTATCGTGCCGAGGGCTGCCCGTGCGGTTCAGCAGTGGTCACCGGCCTGACCGCAGCAGCACGACGGTGGAGGTAAGGCGCTCGCGGCGGCCGGTCTGCGCGTTCCGCGCGACCGCGTCCGGTGCGCACGCCGGCCGAGTGCCGGGGCTGCAACCCTTTGCGCCGGTCGCGACCATCGATACTGATGTGGGGTCGCGATCCGGACGGCCGCCGCGAGCGGCCTACCCTAGCACCGTAGCCTGGTGATCTTTGCCACACAATCGACATATCGAAGTTGATTGAGCACGTACGGTCTCCGAGGTCCGGTGTCACAGCTGCGGCGTACCGTTGAGGTCATGGCGCTAGACATCCCGCGGCTCGATGGCCGCTTCCAGGTCATCAGCGAGTTCCAGCCCGCCGGTGACCAGCCGGCGGCAATCGCTGACCTTGAGCGTCGGGTGCGGCGTGGTGATCGTCATTCGGTGTTGCTCGGTGCCACCGGGACGGGCAAGAGCGCGACCACCGCCTGGCTGGTGGAGCGGCTCCAGCGACCGACCCTGGTCCTCGCGCCGAACAAGACCCTCTGTGCCCAGCTCGCCAAGGAGTTCAGCGAGCTGATGCCGCACAACGCGGTCGAGTACTTCGTCTCCTACTACGACTACTACCAGCCCGAGGCGTACATTCCGCAGACCGACACCTACATCGAGAAGGACTCCTCGATCAACGAGGAGGTGGAGCGGCTGCGGCACTCGACGACGATGTCCCTGCTGACCCGCCGGGACGTGATCGTGGTGGCGACGGTGTCGGCGATCTACGGCCTGGGCACCCCGGAGGAATATCTCGACCGCGCGGTGCGGGTCAAGGTCGGGCAGGAGATCGAGCGGGACAAGCTGCTGCGCCGGCTGGTCGACATCCAGTACACCCGTAACGACATGGCCTTCAACCGAGGGACGTTCCGGGTCCGTGGCGACACGCTGGAGATCATTCCGGCGTACGAGGAGCTGGCGCTGCGGATCGAGTTCTTCGGCGACGAGGTGGAGAAGCTCTTCTACCTGCACCCGCTCACCGGCGAGGTGGTCCGGGAGGTCGAGCACCTGCTGATCTTCCCGTCGACGCACTACGCGGCGGGGCCGGAACGGATGGAACGGGCGATCGCCGGTATCGAGGCCGAGTTGGCCGAGCGTCTGGCCGAGCTGGACCGGCAGGGCAAACTGCTGGAGGCACAGCGGCTGCGGATGCGGACCACCTACGACATCGAGATGATGCGTCAGGTCGGTTTCTGCTCCGGTATCGAGAACTACTCGATGCACATCGACGGTCGTGGGCCGGGCAGCCCGCCGCACTGTCTGATCGACTACTTCCCGGACGACTTCCTCACCGTGGTCGACGAGTCGCACGTGACCATTCCGCAGATCGGTGGGATGTTCGAGGGCGACGCGTCGCGTAAGCGAATGCTGATCGACCACGGGTTCCGGCTGCCCAGCGCCGCCGACAACCGGCCGCTGCGCTTCGACGAGTTCCTCGACCGGGTCGGCCAGATGGTCTTCCTCTCGGCCACTCCGGGGCCGTGGGAGTTGGAGCAGGCCGGTGGTGAGTTCGTCGAGCAGGTCATCCGACCGACCGGTCTGGTCGACCCCGAGGTGATCGTCAAGCCCACCAAGGGGCAGATCGACGACCTGATGCACGAGATCAAGCTACGTACCGAGCGGGACGAGCGCGTGCTGGTCACCACGCTGACCAAGAAGATGGCCGAGGACCTGTCCGACTACTTCCTGGAGCACGGCATCCGGGTGCGCTACCTGCACTCCGAAGTCGACACGTTGCGCCGCGTGGAGTTGCTGCGCGAGCTGCGTAAGGGCGACTACGACGTACTGGTCGGCATCAACCTGCTGCGGGAGGGCCTCGACCTGCCCGAGGTGTCGCTGGTGGCGATCCTCGACGCCGACAAGGAGGGCTTCCTGCGTAGCGCCCGGTCGCTGATCCAGACCATCGGCCGGGCCGCCCGTAACGTGTCGGGTCAGGTGCACATGTACGCCGACAAGATGACGCCGTCGATGCGGGACGCGATCGACGAGACCAACCGGCGACGGGCCAAGCAGGTCGCGCACAACGAGGCCAACGGGATCAGCCCCGAGCCGCTGCGGAAGAAGATCCACGACATCCTGGACGACATCTACCGCGAGGCGGAGGACACCGACGGGATGACCCGGGTCGGCGGTGCCGCACGCCAGTTGTCCCGAGGCAAGGCGCCGGTCGCCGAGACGCGTAGCCGGGGCCGGGTGGCTGCCGGTCCGTCCCGAGAGGGGATGGCCCGTGCCGACCTGGCCCAGCTCATCCAGGAACTCAGTGACCAGATGTTGGCCGCCGCCCGTGAGTTGCAGTTCGAGGTGGCGGCCCGGATCCGGGACGAGGTCGCCGAGTTGAAGAAGGAACTACGCGGGATGGACGCGGCCGGCGTGAAGTAGCCCCCGCAGCGCGGTGTGGCGTGGCGTGGCGTTAGGAAAGTGCTCAGCGGAGATGTCGCCGGGGGTTGGTACGGTGTCGCCCCCTCGCCACCGTTCTCAGGAGACGCCACGATGACCATCAGTGAACATGTCGCCGAGTTCGCCGGACTGCCCTGCTTCCAGTTCGAGGAGGGCGCGGAGTTGCCCGAGACCCCCGCCTCAGTCGCCTGGCGGGTCGAGGCCTGGGGGGAGGACGATCCTGACTGGGAGGCCCAGCTGTCGCCGACCTTCCAGCGGGTGTTCGAGAGCTTCCTCGGGACTGTCGACCCGGCCACGGT is a window of Micromonospora polyrhachis DNA encoding:
- the uvrB gene encoding excinuclease ABC subunit UvrB, whose translation is MALDIPRLDGRFQVISEFQPAGDQPAAIADLERRVRRGDRHSVLLGATGTGKSATTAWLVERLQRPTLVLAPNKTLCAQLAKEFSELMPHNAVEYFVSYYDYYQPEAYIPQTDTYIEKDSSINEEVERLRHSTTMSLLTRRDVIVVATVSAIYGLGTPEEYLDRAVRVKVGQEIERDKLLRRLVDIQYTRNDMAFNRGTFRVRGDTLEIIPAYEELALRIEFFGDEVEKLFYLHPLTGEVVREVEHLLIFPSTHYAAGPERMERAIAGIEAELAERLAELDRQGKLLEAQRLRMRTTYDIEMMRQVGFCSGIENYSMHIDGRGPGSPPHCLIDYFPDDFLTVVDESHVTIPQIGGMFEGDASRKRMLIDHGFRLPSAADNRPLRFDEFLDRVGQMVFLSATPGPWELEQAGGEFVEQVIRPTGLVDPEVIVKPTKGQIDDLMHEIKLRTERDERVLVTTLTKKMAEDLSDYFLEHGIRVRYLHSEVDTLRRVELLRELRKGDYDVLVGINLLREGLDLPEVSLVAILDADKEGFLRSARSLIQTIGRAARNVSGQVHMYADKMTPSMRDAIDETNRRRAKQVAHNEANGISPEPLRKKIHDILDDIYREAEDTDGMTRVGGAARQLSRGKAPVAETRSRGRVAAGPSREGMARADLAQLIQELSDQMLAAARELQFEVAARIRDEVAELKKELRGMDAAGVK